The proteins below come from a single Thalassomonas actiniarum genomic window:
- a CDS encoding peptidoglycan-binding domain-containing protein translates to MSDTLDIRFAVEQSLNIDKLASYQSCIRSAVDQGILLDTPGFSGAPKDKKALSPQFRPLLCTRLYRLGYLDEEDTDDISNGKLVKAIKQLQKEAGLKTDGWIGEVTWQALQQLFTFEEPTELEKWYRAGQPSMFLRRAVNLRLMVLGINRRRAQADNDDFSKDLAKFGQLLSHLGVKVGKTNEQTFLLDYLFDIDSQTRHIGSLSPEYIRAIAKKYQQVNNQSMLSYFGGLLRAELWLSGYKDAALSSRILKRKQHRMSSKKHIWFTSGINDAIQVFWKDLEQKGLITLDFNEKKSDIERFIYSMQFLAQGVEAVNTQSISKEQITQELREKSNDRQYSQHISEQWQSVGWFSWIFDGLKRIWHAIKNLLSDILETAKYLIRGMKQVISNGLFYLQRAFYVLEQGLEFLLCKTVPGSNEQLHMQRDRDFDYKVFVGEQVTREDISLFSRIVAHKRLMTRAALRVFEIITKAMEMALSLFRLSNPIGWWKLIQSLININELFDEQDKHILSQAFDPDLQLLLPSS, encoded by the coding sequence ATGTCAGATACTCTGGATATCCGCTTTGCCGTAGAGCAATCCCTGAACATTGATAAGCTTGCCAGCTACCAATCCTGTATCCGCAGTGCGGTAGACCAGGGCATTTTACTCGATACCCCGGGATTTTCCGGTGCGCCTAAAGATAAAAAAGCCCTGTCGCCGCAATTTCGCCCCTTGTTGTGTACCCGCCTTTACCGCCTGGGTTATCTGGATGAGGAAGACACAGATGACATCAGCAATGGCAAACTGGTGAAGGCTATTAAACAACTGCAAAAAGAAGCGGGCTTAAAAACCGACGGCTGGATCGGCGAAGTCACCTGGCAGGCATTGCAGCAGCTGTTTACTTTCGAAGAGCCAACCGAGCTGGAAAAATGGTACCGGGCCGGACAGCCCTCGATGTTTTTAAGACGGGCGGTGAACCTGAGGTTAATGGTGCTTGGCATCAATCGCCGGCGCGCACAGGCAGACAATGATGACTTTTCAAAAGATCTGGCCAAATTCGGACAACTCTTGAGCCACCTGGGGGTAAAAGTCGGCAAGACCAATGAACAAACCTTCTTATTAGACTATTTGTTTGATATTGACAGCCAAACCAGGCATATCGGCTCCTTGTCCCCCGAATATATCCGGGCAATTGCTAAAAAGTACCAGCAGGTAAACAATCAGTCGATGTTGTCTTATTTTGGCGGTTTATTACGGGCCGAACTCTGGTTAAGCGGCTATAAGGATGCGGCATTAAGCAGCCGTATTCTCAAAAGAAAACAACATCGTATGTCCAGTAAAAAGCACATCTGGTTTACCAGCGGCATTAACGATGCTATCCAAGTTTTTTGGAAGGATCTTGAGCAAAAAGGGCTCATCACCCTTGATTTTAATGAAAAAAAGAGTGATATCGAGCGCTTTATTTATAGCATGCAGTTTCTCGCACAGGGAGTCGAGGCGGTTAACACTCAGAGTATCAGCAAAGAACAAATCACGCAGGAACTCAGGGAAAAATCCAATGATCGGCAATACAGCCAACATATTAGCGAGCAATGGCAGTCTGTGGGCTGGTTCAGCTGGATTTTTGACGGCCTGAAACGCATCTGGCATGCCATTAAAAATCTGTTAAGCGATATTCTGGAAACGGCAAAATACCTCATCCGCGGCATGAAACAGGTGATCAGCAATGGTCTGTTTTATCTGCAACGGGCATTTTATGTGCTCGAACAGGGGCTGGAATTTCTGCTGTGTAAAACCGTGCCCGGCTCGAATGAACAGCTGCATATGCAGCGGGATCGGGATTTTGATTATAAAGTGTTTGTCGGTGAGCAGGTGACCCGGGAGGACATTTCATTATTTTCCCGTATCGTGGCCCATAAACGCCTGATGACACGCGCCGCTCTGCGGGTTTTTGAAATTATTACCAAGGCGATGGAAATGGCGCTGTCGCTGTTTCGCCTCAGTAACCCGATTGGCTGGTGGAAGTTGATCCAGTCGTTGATCAATATCAATGAGCTTTTTGATGAACAAGACAAGCACATTCTTAGCCAGGCATTCGATCCGGATTTACAATTACTCCTTCCCTCATCCTGA
- a CDS encoding GNAT family N-acetyltransferase, producing the protein MKIGFRPAKDADLDFLLDLRRKTMDSYLQNTGGALDEQSHLARILYRFDAAKLILIDNTAAGLLKYYRDKSCWVIVQVQLLPEHQGKGLGAKILNNLLAQATREGKAVTLSVLKGNPAIHLYRRLGFTVASESESEYSLCFIPETN; encoded by the coding sequence ATGAAGATAGGCTTTCGCCCGGCAAAGGATGCAGATCTGGACTTTCTCCTTGATTTAAGAAGAAAAACCATGGACAGCTATTTGCAAAATACCGGTGGGGCCCTAGATGAACAGTCTCACCTGGCGCGCATTTTATACCGCTTTGACGCAGCTAAGCTGATACTGATAGATAATACAGCAGCGGGGTTGCTCAAATATTATCGCGATAAATCCTGCTGGGTGATTGTTCAGGTACAACTGCTGCCAGAGCACCAGGGCAAAGGCCTGGGAGCGAAAATACTCAATAATCTTTTAGCACAGGCTACCAGGGAGGGTAAAGCTGTTACCCTCAGCGTGCTTAAAGGGAACCCGGCTATTCATTTATACCGCAGGCTGGGGTTTACGGTGGCGTCAGAAAGTGAAAGCGAATATAGCCTGTGTTTTATCCCGGAAACTAACTAA
- a CDS encoding GNAT family N-acetyltransferase → MTDNITIRNALETDRTFIFELSPRLAEVAGLTWHADSIVQKMQDDYITEMLGQTSVPRVTLIAEKNQVPLGFVHARAHKDSISDETCGTVPLLAVAPAAQGMGVGQLLMQAAEAWAKKQGYRLLHLEVFASNDKARGFYQNLGFEAETLHMIKPL, encoded by the coding sequence ATGACAGACAATATTACGATACGAAACGCGCTGGAGACAGATCGGACTTTTATTTTCGAACTTTCTCCACGCTTGGCTGAAGTGGCTGGTTTAACTTGGCATGCCGACAGTATTGTTCAAAAAATGCAGGACGATTATATCACTGAAATGCTTGGGCAAACATCAGTCCCCCGGGTAACCTTGATTGCAGAAAAAAACCAAGTACCTCTTGGCTTTGTCCATGCCCGTGCCCATAAGGACAGCATATCCGATGAAACCTGCGGCACGGTTCCTTTATTAGCCGTAGCGCCGGCAGCACAGGGCATGGGGGTAGGACAGTTGCTGATGCAGGCCGCAGAAGCCTGGGCTAAAAAGCAGGGTTATCGTTTGTTGCACCTGGAAGTTTTTGCCAGCAATGACAAGGCACGCGGCTTTTACCAAAATCTGGGATTTGAAGCTGAAACCCTGCATATGATCAAACCGCTTTGA
- a CDS encoding alpha/beta hydrolase — MYTKLLLGLLALAMSCSVFAKSAANDYTPPSGIKMLSDIAYGKDAKQTLDIYMPAEAKDAPVIFMIHGGAWQGGDKADRADVENKVAHWVTRGFIFISTNYRTLPEIRPVEQTKDIAAALLFAQENVRKWGGSPENFILMGHSS, encoded by the coding sequence GTGTACACAAAACTATTACTTGGATTACTGGCCCTTGCCATGAGTTGTTCTGTTTTTGCAAAAAGCGCTGCAAATGATTATACCCCGCCTTCCGGCATAAAAATGTTGTCTGATATTGCCTATGGCAAGGATGCAAAGCAGACGCTGGATATTTATATGCCTGCCGAGGCAAAAGATGCTCCGGTGATCTTTATGATACATGGTGGTGCCTGGCAAGGAGGAGATAAGGCTGACAGGGCAGATGTTGAAAATAAAGTCGCTCACTGGGTGACAAGAGGTTTTATCTTTATTTCTACCAATTATCGCACCCTGCCAGAAATCAGGCCGGTTGAACAAACAAAAGATATAGCAGCAGCTTTACTTTTTGCTCAAGAAAATGTGCGTAAATGGGGAGGCTCTCCAGAAAATTTTATCTTGATGGGACATTCCTCATGA
- a CDS encoding NF038122 family metalloprotease, whose protein sequence is MYINKVSAIAAIVLAASVNISTAFATTIELTYNDSDFADAQGQLALAGFRQAADFWSSTFVDDVTINLDIGFAALAPNVIGSTGSNRAVFLYDDIIQGMTNDATSAADASAVNNLVCDDQSVGVCAISFLDQEADSASPGLDNDGSADNYALALTQANAKALGFSANSWGTAFLDSDASITFSNAFAFDFDPSDGIDSDKMDFVGVAIHEIGHALGFTSGVDTYDYWYNNQTSPLDLDDYAIINTLDLFRYSDESLAAGDGVLDFRPGADSYFSIDGGQTSLARFSTGSFGGDGRQASHWKDHLGLGTMDPTTGFGEYQQVSSLDILAFDVMGWDLASTSQVPEPASVALFGLAGVGLLFGRRRNCR, encoded by the coding sequence ATGTATATCAATAAAGTGTCTGCCATTGCAGCAATTGTTCTTGCTGCGAGTGTTAACATTTCAACAGCTTTTGCAACCACTATCGAATTAACCTATAACGACTCGGACTTTGCCGATGCCCAGGGACAGCTGGCCCTGGCCGGCTTTCGCCAGGCGGCTGATTTTTGGTCGTCAACTTTTGTTGATGATGTCACCATCAACCTGGATATCGGCTTTGCCGCCTTAGCCCCTAATGTTATCGGCTCAACCGGCTCTAACCGGGCGGTGTTCTTATATGACGATATCATACAAGGCATGACCAATGACGCGACTTCGGCGGCTGATGCCTCTGCGGTTAATAACCTGGTCTGTGATGATCAAAGCGTTGGCGTTTGTGCGATTAGTTTTTTGGATCAGGAAGCCGATAGCGCATCCCCCGGCCTGGATAACGACGGCTCCGCCGATAATTATGCCCTGGCACTGACGCAGGCCAATGCCAAGGCATTGGGGTTTTCCGCCAACTCCTGGGGCACGGCGTTTTTGGACTCGGATGCATCAATCACCTTTAGCAATGCCTTTGCTTTTGATTTTGATCCTTCCGACGGCATCGACAGCGACAAGATGGACTTTGTCGGGGTTGCCATTCATGAGATAGGGCATGCGCTCGGTTTTACCAGCGGTGTTGATACTTATGACTATTGGTATAACAACCAGACATCTCCGCTGGATCTAGATGATTATGCCATCATCAATACCCTGGACTTGTTTCGCTATTCCGATGAAAGCCTGGCGGCCGGCGACGGGGTATTAGATTTTCGGCCGGGCGCCGACAGTTATTTTTCCATTGATGGCGGCCAAACTTCCCTTGCCCGGTTTTCAACCGGCTCTTTTGGCGGTGATGGCCGTCAGGCAAGTCACTGGAAAGATCATCTTGGCCTGGGCACTATGGATCCCACCACGGGATTTGGTGAATATCAACAGGTCTCTAGCCTGGATATTTTAGCCTTTGATGTTATGGGCTGGGATTTAGCATCGACTTCGCAGGTACCCGAACCGGCATCTGTTGCTTTATTTGGCCTGGCCGGTGTTGGTCTGTTGTTTGGCCGCCGTAGAAATTGCAGATAA
- a CDS encoding MBL fold metallo-hydrolase yields MRRILLAGLLLISSGCSSTQTLDARVSTAEPARGGVSSLQQKSWLHGSGDCQANAGPALDIFHYDASSYILRQNKCLSFEAPFIYVLFGEEKVLVLDTGATESALEFPLYETVQTLIREQSGNADREVLVIHSHSHGDHYRGDGQFDGKANVTLVKPNYPALTEFFNFSHWPDGEKQIELGGRTVTVIPTPGHQEEAISVYDTKTQWLLTGDTFYPGLLYVKHWQDYKKSIARLVSFSQDHKVSAVLGAHIEMKNKPGEYYPIGSLYQPDEAPLALQPQDLMALHAALEKSPEPTKIIMNKFVVAPMSTWQKALSNIVRWLTQ; encoded by the coding sequence ATGAGACGAATATTGCTGGCAGGCTTACTGCTTATCTCGTCAGGTTGCAGTTCCACCCAGACGCTCGATGCCAGAGTCAGTACCGCGGAGCCTGCCAGGGGGGGAGTATCATCACTGCAGCAAAAAAGCTGGTTGCACGGCTCTGGTGACTGTCAGGCAAATGCCGGACCGGCACTGGATATTTTCCATTACGATGCCTCAAGTTATATATTGCGGCAAAATAAATGTCTGAGTTTTGAAGCCCCTTTTATTTATGTCTTGTTCGGGGAAGAAAAAGTGCTGGTGCTCGATACCGGGGCCACGGAAAGTGCTTTGGAATTTCCCCTGTATGAAACCGTACAAACATTAATCCGGGAGCAGTCAGGAAATGCCGACCGGGAAGTATTGGTTATTCATTCCCATAGCCACGGCGATCACTATCGCGGAGATGGCCAGTTCGACGGCAAGGCGAATGTCACCCTGGTAAAGCCAAATTATCCGGCTTTGACTGAATTTTTTAATTTCAGCCACTGGCCCGACGGTGAAAAACAGATTGAGCTGGGAGGGCGGACTGTCACCGTCATACCAACACCGGGACATCAGGAGGAAGCCATCTCTGTTTACGATACCAAAACCCAATGGTTGCTTACCGGCGATACTTTCTATCCCGGCCTATTATATGTAAAACATTGGCAGGATTATAAAAAAAGCATCGCCCGCCTGGTTTCATTTAGCCAAGATCACAAGGTCAGTGCGGTGTTAGGCGCCCATATTGAAATGAAGAACAAGCCGGGGGAATATTATCCCATAGGCAGCCTTTATCAGCCGGATGAAGCCCCGCTCGCTTTACAGCCACAAGACTTAATGGCGTTACATGCGGCGCTTGAAAAATCGCCGGAGCCGACAAAGATCATCATGAATAAATTTGTTGTTGCCCCCATGAGCACCTGGCAAAAGGCCCTTAGTAATATCGTAAGATGGCTCACGCAATAG
- a CDS encoding YtoQ family protein produces the protein MEWKVYLSGEIHTDWRQQLIQGCQANNLPVKFTSAVTDHEASDSAGDLLGAEQSNFWRDHKSAKVNNIRTKTLIEQCDIAVVRFGNKYKQWNAAFDAGYCAALGKPYITLHDEDIIHPLKEVDASAMAWTQTPEQVIEMLKYVVNSEF, from the coding sequence ATGGAATGGAAAGTGTACCTCTCAGGTGAAATACATACCGACTGGAGACAACAATTAATCCAGGGGTGTCAGGCGAACAACTTGCCGGTTAAATTCACTTCCGCGGTGACAGATCATGAGGCGAGCGACAGTGCCGGCGATCTGCTGGGAGCTGAGCAAAGCAACTTCTGGCGCGATCATAAGTCGGCGAAAGTGAACAATATCAGAACCAAGACCCTGATTGAGCAATGCGATATTGCCGTGGTGCGCTTTGGCAATAAATACAAACAATGGAATGCCGCCTTTGATGCCGGTTATTGTGCTGCCCTGGGCAAGCCCTATATCACCTTGCATGATGAAGATATTATTCATCCGCTCAAGGAAGTGGACGCCTCGGCTATGGCCTGGACACAAACCCCGGAGCAGGTCATCGAAATGTTGAAATATGTTGTTAACAGTGAGTTTTAA